A part of Hydrogenobacter sp. T-8 genomic DNA contains:
- a CDS encoding magnesium transporter, with protein MVSLAILLTSTVAGFVASILPMFLKRLGSDPAHGSGPLATFLQDIISVFIYFLVASLLL; from the coding sequence GTGGTATCCCTTGCCATACTCCTCACCTCTACTGTGGCCGGCTTTGTAGCATCTATATTGCCTATGTTTCTCAAAAGGCTTGGCTCAGACCCAGCCCATGGAAGTGGTCCGCTTGCCACCTTCCTGCAGGACATTATATCTGTGTTCATCTACTTTTTGGTAGCCTCGCTCCTTTTGTGA
- the gltX gene encoding glutamate--tRNA ligase — protein MVVSRFAPSPTGYLHLGNARTAIFSYLFARHHGGKFILRVEDTDRERSTKEFEEMLLEDLKWLGIEWDEFYKQSERFHIYEEYAQRLIESGHAYPCFCTVEELEEERKKAEERGVPYRYSGKCRALSKEEVEEFKRQGKPYTIRFRVPDGRVVVFEDLIKGHIAINVDDFGDFVIVRSDGTPTYNFVVVVDDALMGVTHVIRGEDHIPNTPKQILIYEALRFEIPKFAHLPVILGEDRSKLSKRHGAVSVRNYREEGYLSPALFNFLCLLGWSPPEEGREIFSKEELIELFTLEGVNSAPAVFNKEKLRWMNGVYIREVLSLDRLVEEFMPFLERAGYRADKEYVKRVLQKTRDSFDTLLEGVERLRPFFAESLSYSEEAMAVLENQHSRDVLELFLQKVQEGQLNSQKVKEIVKEIQRELNLKAKDVWHALRASLTGELEGVGVDILCDVMPKEKVVERVIKALTLLG, from the coding sequence ATGGTAGTTTCACGCTTTGCACCAAGTCCTACGGGATACCTGCATCTTGGAAACGCAAGAACCGCCATATTTAGCTACCTTTTTGCCAGACATCACGGCGGGAAGTTTATCCTCAGGGTAGAAGATACAGACAGAGAAAGGTCTACAAAGGAGTTTGAGGAAATGCTCCTTGAGGACCTTAAGTGGCTTGGCATAGAATGGGATGAATTCTACAAACAATCGGAGAGGTTTCACATATACGAGGAATACGCCCAAAGGCTCATAGAGAGCGGACATGCCTATCCCTGCTTTTGCACCGTGGAAGAGCTTGAAGAAGAAAGGAAAAAGGCAGAAGAAAGGGGAGTGCCTTACAGATACTCTGGCAAGTGTAGAGCTCTAAGCAAAGAAGAAGTGGAAGAGTTCAAAAGACAAGGCAAGCCCTATACCATACGCTTCAGAGTGCCAGATGGCAGGGTTGTGGTCTTTGAAGACCTCATAAAGGGTCATATAGCTATAAATGTGGATGATTTTGGGGATTTTGTGATAGTTAGGAGCGATGGAACGCCCACCTACAACTTTGTGGTGGTGGTGGACGATGCCCTCATGGGGGTCACTCATGTGATAAGGGGAGAAGACCACATTCCTAACACGCCCAAGCAGATACTCATATACGAAGCCCTCCGCTTTGAAATTCCAAAGTTTGCCCACCTACCTGTTATACTGGGCGAAGACCGGAGCAAACTCTCCAAGAGGCATGGTGCGGTCTCTGTTAGAAACTACAGAGAAGAAGGCTACCTATCTCCTGCACTTTTTAACTTCCTCTGTCTTCTTGGCTGGTCTCCACCAGAAGAAGGAAGGGAAATATTCTCCAAAGAGGAGCTTATAGAGTTGTTTACCTTGGAAGGGGTAAACTCCGCACCTGCGGTCTTTAACAAGGAAAAGTTAAGGTGGATGAACGGAGTATATATAAGAGAGGTGCTTTCTCTTGATAGGCTTGTGGAGGAGTTTATGCCCTTTTTGGAAAGAGCGGGCTATAGAGCTGACAAGGAGTATGTGAAAAGGGTTCTCCAAAAGACCAGAGACTCCTTTGATACCTTGCTGGAAGGCGTAGAAAGGTTAAGACCCTTCTTTGCAGAAAGCCTAAGCTACTCAGAGGAGGCGATGGCGGTTCTTGAAAACCAGCACTCAAGGGATGTGTTAGAGCTATTCCTTCAGAAGGTGCAGGAGGGTCAGTTAAACTCACAAAAGGTAAAGGAGATAGTCAAGGAGATACAAAGGGAGCTAAACTTGAAGGCTAAGGATGTGTGGCATGCCTTAAGGGCTTCTCTTACCGGTGAGCTTGAGGGGGTGGGCGTGGATATACTGTGCGATGTGATGCCAAAGGAGAAGGTGGTGGAAAGGGTCATAAAGGCTCTGACTCTCTTAGGTTAA
- a CDS encoding DNA-methyltransferase, with translation MHSIEEFLNRVICGDVLEVLRDIPSGSIDLGITSPPYNKKEKHGGWLVPKVIYKTYRDAMKEEDYQRWQIDVLDELYRVIKEGGSFFYNHKVRYENGKMIHPLEWLTKTKWNIWQEIIWNRKIAGNIRGWRFWQVEERIYWLVKGKPKELSPSHAKLTSIWDIRPEQGHKDHPAVFPIELPTRIIYSILEDRYGVVIDPFCGTGTTLVSAKLLGKAYIGIDISEEYVAYAIKRLESADKEKHKVLYELSLHGVSLTFEDRKKRGLWDKRLKKL, from the coding sequence ATGCATAGCATAGAAGAGTTTCTCAACAGAGTTATATGCGGAGATGTTTTAGAAGTTCTTAGGGACATACCCTCTGGCTCCATAGACCTTGGGATAACTTCACCGCCTTATAACAAAAAGGAAAAACATGGCGGTTGGCTTGTGCCAAAAGTGATATACAAAACTTACAGAGACGCTATGAAGGAAGAGGACTATCAAAGATGGCAGATAGACGTTTTAGATGAACTCTACAGGGTGATAAAGGAGGGTGGCAGTTTTTTCTACAACCACAAGGTTAGATACGAAAACGGAAAGATGATACATCCTCTTGAGTGGCTTACAAAAACCAAGTGGAATATATGGCAGGAGATTATATGGAACAGGAAGATAGCAGGGAACATCAGAGGGTGGAGGTTTTGGCAGGTTGAAGAGAGGATATATTGGCTTGTAAAGGGTAAACCTAAGGAGCTAAGTCCAAGTCATGCAAAGCTCACATCCATATGGGACATAAGACCAGAACAAGGACACAAGGACCATCCTGCGGTTTTTCCCATAGAGCTTCCTACAAGGATAATCTACTCTATTCTTGAAGACAGATACGGTGTAGTCATAGACCCCTTTTGTGGCACAGGGACTACACTTGTATCTGCAAAGCTGTTGGGTAAGGCGTATATAGGAATAGATATTTCTGAAGAATATGTGGCTTATGCTATAAAGAGGCTTGAGTCTGCGGATAAGGAAAAGCACAAGGTTCTCTATGAGCTTTCCCTTCATGGGGTCAGCCTTACCTTTGAAGATAGGAAAAAGAGAGGGCTTTGGGACAAGAGGCTTAAAAAGTTATAA
- a CDS encoding endonuclease III domain-containing protein produces the protein MTREDLPEVLEIMKREFPKWHAPIVKLIAQKRKDPLSALLCALLSTRTRDETTAEVCKRFLQRVKDPQDLLEIDQEELEKLIYPVGFYRNKARQLKELAKQLVEDFNGKVPDNLENLLKLKGVGRKVANIVISEGFGKPAIAVDVHVHRISNRWGLVKTKTPEETEEALMEILPREYWRDYNRLLVAFGQTICKPIKPKCGECPISKWCDYYSSLGK, from the coding sequence ATGACCAGGGAAGACCTTCCTGAAGTGCTTGAGATAATGAAAAGGGAGTTTCCAAAGTGGCATGCACCAATAGTAAAACTCATAGCACAAAAGAGGAAAGACCCTCTTAGTGCACTTCTTTGTGCTCTCCTTTCCACAAGGACAAGAGACGAAACAACCGCAGAGGTCTGCAAAAGATTTTTACAAAGGGTCAAAGACCCACAAGACCTTTTGGAGATAGACCAAGAGGAGCTTGAAAAACTCATATACCCCGTAGGCTTTTATAGAAACAAGGCAAGACAATTAAAGGAGCTTGCAAAACAGCTTGTAGAAGACTTTAATGGTAAAGTTCCAGACAATCTTGAAAACCTTTTAAAGCTAAAGGGCGTGGGAAGAAAGGTAGCAAACATTGTGATTTCTGAAGGTTTTGGAAAGCCAGCCATAGCGGTAGACGTGCATGTGCATCGCATAAGCAACAGGTGGGGGCTTGTGAAGACAAAAACTCCAGAAGAGACAGAAGAGGCTTTGATGGAAATACTGCCAAGAGAGTATTGGAGAGACTACAACAGACTTTTGGTAGCCTTTGGTCAAACCATATGCAAACCCATAAAGCCAAAGTGCGGAGAATGTCCAATAAGCAAGTGGTGTGATTACTATAGTAGTCTTGGTAAATAA
- a CDS encoding MFS transporter, with product MWDKKRAYRFIVLMGVVSLFADFTYEGAKGIIGPYLAFLGASALWVSLVSGLAELLGYWVRLLSGFLSDKLRSYWAFTLSGYALNLFAVPLLSLAGSWQTASLLLLLERTGKGLRTPSRDTLLSKATQVVGHGKGFGLHEFLDQIGAVLGPSVVALVLYLGFGYRLAFALLFVPAVFAMLFLLQAKGLEVKDLQKERRGSEASLGKAFYLYLIASCLVSLGFLQFPLMGFHLTQKLNFEGWQVALFFALAMGVDALSALLFGVLYDRVGFMSLIAGLSIGMFSTLFLLLISQPLLAVVFWGISLGVQESIMRSAVAKLSSEDARGRAYGLFHFFMGLSAFLGGALMGLLYQYSLLFLIVYSVGLHLLAIGLLLAVVKYKAQ from the coding sequence ATGTGGGATAAAAAAAGAGCATACAGGTTTATAGTCCTTATGGGGGTAGTTAGTCTCTTTGCGGACTTTACCTACGAGGGTGCAAAGGGTATTATAGGTCCTTACCTCGCCTTTCTCGGAGCTTCCGCCCTTTGGGTTAGCCTTGTGTCTGGTCTGGCAGAGCTTCTGGGATACTGGGTTAGGCTTCTCTCTGGCTTTCTTTCTGATAAACTAAGGAGCTACTGGGCTTTTACCCTAAGTGGGTATGCCCTAAACCTTTTTGCGGTTCCTCTTCTCTCTCTTGCAGGCAGTTGGCAGACCGCAAGCCTTCTTTTGCTTCTTGAGAGGACGGGAAAGGGACTAAGAACTCCTTCAAGGGATACACTTCTTTCAAAGGCTACTCAGGTAGTGGGTCATGGAAAAGGTTTCGGTCTTCATGAGTTTCTTGACCAGATTGGTGCGGTTCTTGGTCCTTCTGTGGTCGCCCTCGTGCTTTATCTTGGTTTTGGTTATAGGCTTGCCTTTGCACTGCTTTTTGTGCCTGCGGTCTTTGCCATGCTCTTTCTCTTGCAGGCAAAAGGCTTGGAAGTAAAAGACTTGCAGAAGGAAAGACGAGGGTCAGAGGCTTCTCTTGGCAAAGCCTTCTATCTATATCTTATTGCTTCCTGCCTTGTTTCTCTTGGCTTTTTGCAGTTTCCACTTATGGGTTTTCATCTAACTCAAAAACTAAACTTTGAGGGTTGGCAGGTAGCCCTCTTCTTTGCACTTGCTATGGGAGTGGATGCCCTGTCCGCACTTCTTTTTGGTGTTCTTTACGATAGGGTTGGCTTTATGTCTTTGATTGCTGGACTTTCTATTGGTATGTTTTCTACCCTCTTTCTACTTCTTATAAGCCAGCCACTTTTGGCGGTGGTCTTCTGGGGTATAAGCCTTGGAGTTCAAGAATCTATAATGAGGTCTGCGGTTGCCAAGCTCTCCTCAGAAGACGCAAGAGGAAGGGCTTATGGTCTTTTCCACTTCTTTATGGGGCTTTCTGCCTTCTTAGGTGGTGCTCTAATGGGTCTGCTTTACCAGTATTCTCTCCTTTTTCTCATAGTTTACTCTGTAGGGCTACATCTTTTAGCTATTGGACTTCTTCTTGCTGTCGTAAAATATAAAGCCCAATGA
- a CDS encoding DUF4911 domain-containing protein, translating into MSKEVKARVLLVKVPKEKIGLFTALIDGSGRYAIVRTREKSSEEVYLIATPDTFSGLLEVLEGVRSFLPELNLVGEVESIDVG; encoded by the coding sequence ATGAGCAAAGAGGTAAAGGCAAGGGTTCTTCTGGTAAAAGTTCCTAAGGAGAAGATAGGTCTTTTTACAGCCCTCATAGACGGGTCTGGCAGATATGCCATAGTAAGGACAAGGGAAAAATCCTCAGAGGAGGTTTATCTTATAGCCACGCCAGACACCTTTTCTGGACTTTTGGAGGTTCTTGAAGGGGTCAGGTCTTTCCTTCCCGAGCTTAATCTTGTGGGTGAGGTAGAGAGCATAGATGTGGGATAA
- the dnaX gene encoding DNA polymerase III subunit gamma/tau, translated as MYVPFARKYRPKRFSEVVGQDVAVRVLRNAVRLNKLSHAYLFAGPRGTGKTTLARILTKAVNCLQPEEGEPCGRCENCLSIDKGNFPDLIEIDAASNRGIDDIRAIRDAVSYAPIKGKYKVYILDEAHMLTREAFNALLKTLEEPPPKTIFVLCTTEYEKIMPTILSRCQRIIFTKLREEEIAEYLKAICEREGVECEEKALITIARLSDGGMRDAVSLLDQASTYGEGKVKSETLEEFLGIVSQERVRDFLKLLLNSETDQALAFIRDISQRGFNLTRFWDSLEEEIRNLMLYKSLKNPEKVMRVEEFHKSFADTPLNALLYLEKVVNTARLDARSRDFLRACELAIIKTQIIRDILPIGELIRYMSSERPVEPTQKEQTKQEAEQEDPFKPLEGKLDILLMEALKRSKYEVKEDKFVFFVRKGDLIEQNMQKIKALNPKIDFVVEEKEEEGGLPPFVEKVKDIFGAKIVSHEQRGKGKGSSGKSS; from the coding sequence ATGTATGTTCCCTTTGCAAGGAAGTATAGACCAAAGAGGTTCTCCGAGGTGGTAGGTCAGGATGTAGCAGTGCGTGTGCTGAGAAATGCGGTAAGGCTTAACAAGCTTTCCCATGCTTACCTCTTTGCGGGTCCAAGAGGAACGGGGAAGACCACCCTTGCAAGGATACTAACAAAGGCGGTAAACTGTCTCCAGCCAGAGGAGGGCGAACCCTGCGGAAGGTGTGAAAACTGCCTTTCCATAGACAAGGGGAACTTTCCAGACCTTATTGAGATAGACGCTGCTTCCAACAGGGGTATAGACGATATAAGAGCCATAAGGGATGCAGTCTCTTATGCACCCATAAAGGGTAAATACAAGGTTTACATCCTTGACGAAGCCCATATGCTTACAAGAGAGGCTTTTAATGCCCTTTTAAAGACCCTTGAAGAACCTCCACCAAAGACCATCTTTGTGCTTTGCACCACAGAATATGAAAAGATAATGCCCACCATACTCTCAAGATGCCAAAGGATAATCTTCACAAAACTAAGGGAAGAGGAGATAGCGGAATATCTAAAGGCTATATGCGAAAGAGAAGGTGTTGAGTGTGAAGAAAAAGCTCTTATAACTATAGCAAGGCTCAGCGATGGTGGTATGAGGGATGCGGTTTCTTTGCTTGACCAAGCAAGCACCTACGGTGAGGGTAAGGTAAAGTCTGAAACCCTTGAAGAGTTTTTGGGTATAGTATCTCAAGAGAGGGTAAGGGATTTTCTTAAACTCCTCTTAAACTCTGAAACAGACCAAGCCCTTGCCTTTATAAGAGATATAAGCCAGAGAGGTTTTAATCTCACAAGATTTTGGGACTCTCTTGAAGAGGAAATAAGAAACCTAATGCTCTACAAAAGCCTAAAGAACCCAGAAAAGGTTATGAGGGTAGAGGAGTTTCATAAGAGTTTTGCGGACACTCCATTAAATGCACTGCTCTATTTAGAAAAGGTAGTTAACACCGCAAGGCTTGACGCAAGGAGCAGGGACTTTCTCAGAGCCTGTGAGCTTGCCATAATAAAGACCCAGATAATCAGAGACATTCTTCCCATTGGAGAGCTTATAAGGTATATGTCCTCTGAAAGACCTGTAGAACCTACACAAAAGGAGCAAACTAAACAAGAAGCAGAGCAAGAAGACCCTTTTAAACCTCTTGAGGGTAAGCTGGACATCCTTTTAATGGAGGCACTCAAAAGGTCAAAGTATGAGGTCAAGGAAGACAAGTTTGTCTTTTTTGTAAGAAAGGGAGACCTAATAGAACAGAATATGCAAAAGATAAAGGCTTTGAACCCTAAGATTGACTTCGTGGTAGAGGAAAAGGAAGAGGAAGGCGGTCTGCCACCCTTTGTGGAGAAGGTAAAGGACATATTTGGTGCAAAGATAGTTAGCCATGAGCAAAGAGGTAAAGGCAAGGGTTCTTCTGGTAAAAGTTCCTAA
- a CDS encoding ATP-dependent Clp protease ATP-binding subunit → MFEKFTEKARQVILQAREEAIELGHTYLGSEHILLALIREEDLPSLVLTRFGLTQEKVRKAIMGQITRGSHSGEILFAPDAKRVLEFAVEEARILHHQFVGPEHLLIGIVREKTGLGGRILRGFGLDEYSVRREVLQILGELPPQETTKYAPTPNLDRFSRDLTQMAREGKLDPVIGREKEIERVIQILVRRRKNNPVLLGDPGVGKTAIVEGLAQRIAYKQVPDPLLNKRVVALDLAALVAGTKYRGQFEERLKNILKELEKAPNVILFIDEIHTLVGAGSAEGSIDASNMLKPALARGEIQVIGATTLDEYRKYIEKDGALERRFQPIIVDQPSQEDTIRILYGLKAKFEEFHNVEYKPEAIEKAVVLSERYITERNLPDKAIDVIDEAGSLVKLRAYQLPPELKEIEEKIREIEEKKEEAANQQDYEKAARLRDEELRLRAKLESLKAKWRQEMSANRPKVTEEDVAEVVARWTGIPVKRIHENDMEKLLHIEEELHKRVIGQDDAIKAIAKAIRRSRVGLKGRHRPIGVFLFLGPTGVGKTETAKALAEYLFGSEEALIRFDMSEYMEKHTVSRLVGAPPGYVGYEEGGQLTEKVRRRPYSVLLFDEIEKAHPDVFNIFLQIFDDGRLTDAMGRTVDFSNTIIIMTSNLGARLIAHGSQMGFEKKFGMIDYEQMKKNVLDQVKRTFSPEFLNRLDEIIVYRPLEKEDVVKILELQLEQINKSLQEWNVKVKLHKSFIDWIIDKEYKPEYGARSLKRALQHHVEDLLAEELLKGSLADVEVVEIKVKDDKPYIKPVKKKEKLEAIFNQ, encoded by the coding sequence ATGTTTGAGAAATTTACCGAGAAGGCAAGACAGGTAATCCTCCAAGCAAGGGAGGAAGCCATAGAACTTGGGCATACATACCTTGGCAGTGAGCATATACTGTTAGCCCTTATAAGGGAGGAAGACCTTCCCTCCCTCGTGCTTACACGCTTTGGGCTGACCCAGGAGAAGGTGCGTAAAGCCATAATGGGTCAGATAACCCGCGGGAGCCACTCGGGTGAGATACTTTTTGCACCAGACGCCAAAAGGGTCCTTGAGTTTGCGGTGGAAGAGGCGCGCATACTGCACCACCAGTTTGTGGGACCCGAGCACCTGCTTATAGGCATCGTCAGAGAAAAGACGGGCTTGGGTGGAAGGATACTCAGAGGCTTTGGTCTTGATGAGTATTCTGTCAGAAGGGAGGTCCTGCAAATTCTTGGGGAGCTTCCTCCTCAAGAGACCACCAAGTATGCACCCACTCCAAACCTTGACAGGTTCTCAAGAGACCTCACGCAGATGGCAAGGGAAGGTAAGTTAGACCCTGTCATAGGAAGGGAGAAGGAAATAGAAAGGGTCATACAGATACTGGTCAGAAGAAGAAAGAACAATCCTGTCCTCCTTGGCGACCCCGGTGTTGGTAAAACCGCCATAGTGGAAGGTCTTGCACAAAGAATAGCCTACAAACAGGTGCCAGACCCCCTTCTCAACAAAAGGGTCGTAGCCCTTGACCTTGCAGCCTTGGTGGCTGGGACAAAGTATAGAGGTCAATTTGAAGAGAGGCTCAAAAATATCCTCAAGGAGCTTGAAAAGGCACCTAACGTGATACTCTTTATTGATGAGATACACACCCTTGTGGGAGCAGGTTCCGCAGAGGGTTCCATAGATGCCAGCAACATGCTAAAGCCAGCCTTGGCAAGGGGTGAAATACAGGTTATAGGTGCCACAACCCTTGACGAATACAGGAAATACATAGAAAAAGATGGTGCTTTAGAAAGAAGGTTCCAACCCATCATAGTGGACCAGCCATCGCAAGAGGACACCATAAGGATACTCTATGGGCTTAAAGCCAAGTTTGAGGAGTTCCACAATGTGGAATACAAGCCAGAAGCCATAGAGAAGGCGGTTGTGCTTTCTGAAAGATACATAACAGAAAGAAACCTGCCAGACAAAGCCATAGATGTAATAGACGAAGCTGGCTCTCTGGTAAAACTCAGGGCATACCAGCTACCACCTGAACTAAAGGAGATAGAAGAGAAGATAAGGGAAATAGAAGAGAAGAAAGAAGAGGCCGCAAACCAGCAAGACTACGAAAAGGCAGCGAGACTAAGGGATGAGGAGCTAAGGCTAAGGGCTAAGCTGGAGAGCCTCAAAGCCAAGTGGAGACAGGAGATGTCCGCCAACAGACCAAAGGTAACAGAAGAGGATGTGGCCGAGGTGGTGGCAAGGTGGACAGGCATACCTGTCAAAAGGATACACGAAAACGATATGGAAAAGCTCCTACACATTGAGGAAGAGCTTCACAAGAGGGTTATAGGGCAAGATGATGCCATAAAGGCTATAGCCAAAGCCATAAGAAGGTCAAGGGTGGGACTAAAGGGTAGGCACAGGCCCATAGGCGTTTTCCTTTTCCTCGGACCAACAGGCGTGGGAAAGACCGAAACCGCAAAAGCCCTTGCGGAGTATCTCTTTGGCTCTGAGGAAGCACTCATTAGGTTTGATATGTCTGAGTATATGGAAAAGCATACTGTCTCAAGGCTTGTGGGTGCACCTCCGGGATATGTGGGTTACGAGGAGGGTGGACAGCTCACAGAAAAGGTCAGAAGAAGACCCTACTCAGTGCTACTCTTTGACGAGATAGAAAAGGCTCACCCAGATGTGTTTAATATCTTCCTCCAGATATTTGATGACGGAAGGCTCACCGATGCCATGGGAAGAACGGTGGACTTTTCCAACACCATAATCATAATGACCTCCAACCTGGGTGCAAGGCTAATAGCCCATGGCTCTCAGATGGGCTTTGAGAAGAAGTTCGGCATGATAGACTACGAGCAGATGAAAAAGAATGTGCTTGACCAAGTCAAGAGGACCTTCAGTCCAGAGTTCCTCAACAGGCTTGACGAGATAATAGTATACAGACCCCTTGAGAAGGAAGATGTGGTAAAGATACTGGAGCTACAGCTTGAACAGATCAACAAAAGCCTGCAGGAGTGGAATGTGAAGGTCAAGCTCCACAAGAGCTTCATAGACTGGATAATAGACAAGGAATACAAGCCCGAGTATGGTGCAAGAAGCCTAAAGAGGGCCCTTCAGCACCACGTGGAAGACTTGCTGGCAGAAGAGCTTCTCAAGGGAAGCCTCGCAGATGTGGAAGTGGTAGAGATAAAGGTCAAGGATGACAAGCCTTACATAAAGCCTGTGAAAAAGAAGGAGAAGCTGGAAGCCATCTTCAACCAGTGA